One segment of Elusimicrobiota bacterium DNA contains the following:
- a CDS encoding PAS domain S-box protein, with translation MLRLQSNSFRMLCEFTPHPIWVVDPVSQYFLEVNEAAREKYGYSRDEFLSQKVQAVHLPEDAARLQECLSSAQGPKQRSASFRQRTKDGRTLDMEVMFRPMEFDGRRAVICVGSDVTDKVRSEKDLQRHALAMESSLDGMAILGPDETYEYVNTAHAKVYGYDAPGDLIGKSWKILYDADELKRFETEVMPALYREGRWIGEAVGLRKDGTRFRQELSLSSIAGGGLVCVVRDVVERVRSERLLQRQRVSMETAVDGVGIREGERIVFANDSLARMHGYGKGEELIGRAWQELYPEAEVQRLARDVVPSFLRERRWRGEAVGRRRDGTTFLQDVSITMIEDDVVVSVMRDVTEQKRAAEQLSRSLLSEKAARLEAEQASRAKDEFLAILSHEMRTPMTAMLGWTWLMKTGALDGEAREKALDTVHRNMQQQSQIIEDLLDVSRIVTGKLKLETCMLDLRAAVEASLDAVRPAAEAKSIRLSLSGEDGLPPVLGDPDRLQQVFWNLLSNAVKFTPEGGEVRIELGRAGSRLQVRITDNGQGIASEHLGLVFDRFRQAEEPLTRKYRGLGLGLAIVKLLVEAHGGVVEAASAGVGRGSSFSVQLPVPALRVDALPPRPRTRGEARAKLPRLEGLRVLVVDDDEGSREIIAAVLRQCGAAANLAGGAEEAFTAFTREKPDVLVTDVGLSDEDGYALIRKVRALDAKKGGQVPAVALTVSNRGDEHARLLLSGFQLYVRKPVEPVELAAAVAALSGRSLTDSAKK, from the coding sequence ATGCTGCGGCTGCAGTCGAACTCCTTCCGCATGCTCTGCGAGTTCACGCCCCATCCCATCTGGGTCGTGGACCCGGTGAGCCAGTACTTCCTCGAGGTCAACGAGGCCGCCCGCGAGAAGTACGGCTACAGCCGCGACGAGTTCCTCTCTCAGAAGGTCCAGGCCGTCCATCTTCCGGAGGACGCCGCGCGCCTGCAGGAATGCCTCTCCTCGGCGCAGGGCCCCAAGCAGCGCAGCGCGTCCTTCCGCCAGCGCACGAAGGACGGCCGGACCCTCGACATGGAAGTCATGTTCCGGCCCATGGAGTTCGACGGCCGCCGCGCCGTCATCTGCGTAGGCAGCGACGTGACCGACAAGGTCCGCTCGGAGAAGGACCTTCAGCGCCACGCCCTCGCCATGGAGAGCTCGCTCGACGGGATGGCCATCCTCGGTCCCGACGAGACCTACGAATACGTCAACACCGCCCACGCGAAGGTCTACGGCTACGACGCTCCCGGGGACCTGATCGGGAAGTCCTGGAAGATCCTCTACGACGCCGACGAGCTCAAGCGCTTCGAGACCGAGGTCATGCCGGCGCTCTACCGCGAGGGGCGCTGGATCGGCGAGGCGGTCGGCCTGCGTAAGGACGGGACGCGCTTCCGCCAGGAGCTCTCCCTCTCGAGCATCGCGGGCGGCGGCCTGGTCTGCGTCGTGCGCGACGTCGTCGAGCGCGTGCGCTCCGAGCGGCTGCTCCAGCGCCAGCGCGTCTCCATGGAGACGGCCGTCGACGGCGTGGGCATCCGCGAGGGCGAGCGCATCGTGTTCGCCAACGACTCCCTCGCCCGCATGCACGGCTACGGCAAAGGGGAGGAGCTCATCGGCCGGGCCTGGCAGGAACTCTATCCGGAGGCCGAGGTCCAGCGCCTCGCGCGCGACGTCGTCCCCTCCTTCCTGCGCGAGCGGCGCTGGCGCGGCGAGGCGGTCGGGCGCCGCCGCGACGGGACCACCTTCCTCCAGGACGTCTCCATCACGATGATCGAGGACGACGTCGTCGTGTCCGTCATGCGCGACGTCACCGAGCAGAAGCGCGCGGCCGAGCAGCTCTCGCGCTCGCTCTTGAGCGAGAAGGCGGCGCGCCTGGAGGCCGAGCAGGCCAGCCGCGCGAAGGACGAGTTCCTCGCCATCCTCTCGCACGAGATGCGCACGCCGATGACGGCGATGCTCGGCTGGACCTGGCTCATGAAGACGGGCGCGCTCGACGGAGAGGCCCGCGAGAAGGCCCTCGACACCGTCCACCGCAACATGCAGCAGCAGTCCCAGATCATCGAGGACCTCCTCGACGTCTCCCGCATCGTCACGGGGAAGCTCAAGCTCGAGACCTGCATGCTCGACCTGCGCGCGGCCGTCGAGGCCTCCCTCGACGCCGTGCGGCCCGCCGCGGAAGCCAAGTCCATCCGCCTCTCGCTCAGCGGCGAGGACGGGCTCCCGCCCGTGCTCGGCGACCCCGACCGGCTCCAGCAGGTCTTCTGGAACCTCCTCTCCAACGCGGTCAAGTTCACCCCGGAGGGCGGGGAGGTCCGCATCGAGCTCGGCCGGGCCGGTTCGCGCCTGCAGGTGCGGATCACGGACAACGGGCAGGGCATCGCCTCCGAGCACCTCGGCCTCGTCTTCGACCGCTTCCGCCAGGCGGAGGAGCCGCTCACCCGCAAGTACCGCGGTCTCGGCCTCGGCCTGGCCATCGTGAAGCTCCTCGTCGAGGCGCACGGCGGGGTCGTCGAGGCGGCGAGCGCCGGCGTCGGCCGCGGCTCCTCTTTCAGCGTGCAGCTCCCCGTCCCCGCCCTGCGCGTGGACGCCCTCCCGCCCCGCCCGCGGACGAGGGGCGAGGCCCGGGCGAAGCTTCCCCGGCTCGAGGGTCTGCGCGTGCTCGTCGTCGACGACGACGAGGGCTCGCGGGAGATCATCGCCGCCGTGCTGCGGCAGTGCGGCGCCGCGGCGAACCTGGCCGGCGGCGCGGAGGAGGCGTTCACGGCCTTCACCCGGGAGAAGCCCGACGTCCTCGTCACCGACGTCGGCCTCTCCGACGAGGACGGCTACGCCCTCATCCGCAAGGTCCGCGCGCTCGACGCCAAGAAGGGAGGGCAGGTCCCGGCGGTGGCCCTGACCGTTTCGAACCGCGGGGACGAGCACGCCCGCCTCCTCCTCTCCGGCTTCCAGCTCTACGTCCGCAAGCCCGTCGAACCCGTCGAGCTCGCCGCGGCCGTTGCGGCCCTCTCCGGCCGCTCCCTCACCGACTCCGCCAAGAAATAG
- a CDS encoding RluA family pseudouridine synthase — protein sequence MSGEWTEVPFDVHLEHAGMRVDAFLAARLHRYSRMEVRRLVSEGRVLLRGRAVKPAARVAQGETVLVRYPRRREEPARYASLPVIHRDAELLAVAKPADLICHPTDRVVANTVVSVLAAQFPGERLHLVHRLDRETSGTLLLARSREAARALVEAFTRGEVRKEYLALCAGRFPLPRLRVELPLGREGGDIKVRQTVRLDAADGLELGDDEPIQEAVTEFERLETDGRASLVLARPKTGRLHQIRVHLAALGCPVLGDKLYTGEGEGYLKAVRKELVAEDLRALGAPRQMLHAFRLRLRHPAGGKELTLSAPLPDDFRACADSLGLRIPKGDSQGE from the coding sequence GTGAGCGGGGAGTGGACGGAGGTGCCCTTCGACGTGCACCTCGAGCACGCGGGCATGCGCGTCGACGCCTTCCTCGCCGCGCGCCTGCACCGCTATTCCCGCATGGAGGTCCGCCGCCTCGTCTCGGAGGGGCGGGTGCTCCTGCGCGGCCGGGCCGTCAAGCCCGCCGCGCGGGTCGCCCAGGGAGAGACGGTGCTCGTGCGCTATCCGCGCCGCCGGGAGGAGCCCGCGCGCTACGCGTCCCTGCCGGTGATCCACCGGGACGCGGAGCTCCTGGCCGTCGCCAAGCCCGCCGACCTCATCTGCCATCCCACCGACCGGGTCGTCGCGAACACCGTGGTCTCCGTGCTCGCCGCGCAGTTCCCCGGAGAGCGTCTCCACCTCGTGCACCGGCTCGACCGCGAGACGAGCGGGACGCTGCTCCTGGCCCGCAGTCGCGAGGCCGCCCGGGCCCTCGTCGAGGCCTTCACGCGCGGAGAGGTCCGCAAGGAGTACCTCGCCCTCTGCGCCGGGCGCTTCCCGCTCCCGCGGCTGCGCGTCGAGCTCCCTCTCGGGAGGGAGGGCGGCGACATCAAGGTCAGGCAGACCGTCCGCCTGGATGCGGCGGACGGTCTGGAGCTTGGGGATGACGAGCCCATCCAGGAAGCCGTCACGGAGTTCGAACGGCTCGAGACTGACGGCCGCGCCTCCCTCGTGCTGGCGCGGCCGAAGACCGGACGCCTCCACCAGATCCGGGTCCACCTCGCGGCGCTCGGGTGCCCGGTGCTCGGGGACAAGCTCTATACGGGCGAAGGCGAGGGCTACCTCAAGGCCGTGCGCAAGGAACTCGTCGCGGAGGACCTCCGGGCTCTCGGGGCGCCGCGCCAGATGCTCCACGCCTTCCGACTCCGCCTCCGCCATCCGGCGGGGGGGAAAGAACTGACGCTCTCCGCCCCCCTGCCGGATGATTTCCGCGCATGCGCCGACTCCCTGGGTCTGAGAATCCCTAAGGGGGATTCTCAGGGGGAATAG
- the queF gene encoding preQ(1) synthase: MKNRTTRLGYSEAQARSGTRGAMPAIEAFPNQYPGRGFVIRIEYPEYTAVCPKTGLPDFGTIVIEYVPAKLCLELKSLKLYLLAFRDKGIFYENAVNRILDDVVGACRPVRVTVTGSFTPRGGMSSSVVAAWPRPKR, translated from the coding sequence ATGAAGAACCGAACGACGAGACTCGGATATTCCGAGGCGCAGGCCCGCTCCGGAACGCGCGGCGCGATGCCGGCCATCGAGGCCTTCCCCAACCAGTATCCGGGGCGCGGCTTCGTCATCCGCATCGAGTACCCCGAGTACACGGCGGTGTGCCCCAAGACCGGACTGCCGGACTTCGGGACCATCGTCATCGAGTACGTCCCGGCGAAGCTGTGCCTGGAGCTCAAGAGCCTGAAGCTCTACCTCCTCGCCTTCCGCGACAAGGGGATCTTCTACGAGAACGCGGTCAACCGCATCCTCGACGACGTCGTCGGCGCCTGCCGTCCCGTGCGCGTCACGGTGACGGGGAGCTTCACTCCCCGCGGCGGGATGAGCTCGAGCGTCGTCGCGGCCTGGCCTCGGCCGAAGCGCTGA
- a CDS encoding HAD-IC family P-type ATPase, with the protein MKRKIAAGLAFLLAFALGGPLAFSPYTAWLLSLPVLLWCAGGFHAGLLRGLRDRRFGVHLLASTSAWALFLLSTAAVFAGEHLPASLREPRFLSLTGMVTLVNLGLWFEAQYQKKSPGAILRLYGRIPAAARVLREGREVTLPLGETSRGDRFVVRPGEPIPVDGVILEGTSLVEEGLHTGVTEPVEKRPGGRVRAGSVNKSGRLVLAARGPGASALRRLTDEVSTSAAARQTSARAVDPVAQVFFVVVLAAAGAAAAAGAARGPHPRLFFAAAAFLSVLSSACPWAVGLASPLALFFGALRGARLGIGMRNPRLLESFRKPDAVLFDKTGVLSEGRPCRVETLAFAGWSEAEVVSVLLRAELHVEHPFLSALRREARVEGAARDSFEFFPRRGVCVDLDGRRILAGSLAWILQHGVEPTAEEAMRLKSRSDSLIALAADGRLVGAVAFADELRPEARAAVERLHARGIEPILVSGDDNAAAFRAAEHAGVAKVYAEAQEDEKAELVERLRAKGRRVAVLGEGLSDCLALVRADLALCGAGCPAPAEAAADFTLERRDLDGFLQAVLLGQDVRRAIRRNVLIMFAVHALMIPASVWALLRGVRLGPSSYALTAAAATAAVLVNSARLLKTQKEKREPA; encoded by the coding sequence GTGAAGCGGAAGATCGCGGCCGGCCTCGCGTTCCTGCTGGCCTTCGCGCTCGGCGGGCCGCTGGCCTTCTCTCCCTACACCGCCTGGCTGCTCTCCCTGCCCGTCCTGCTCTGGTGCGCGGGCGGCTTCCACGCCGGGCTCCTGCGCGGCCTGCGCGACCGCCGCTTCGGCGTGCACCTGCTGGCCTCGACGAGCGCCTGGGCGCTCTTTCTGCTGAGCACCGCCGCGGTCTTCGCCGGCGAGCACCTGCCCGCGAGCCTGCGCGAGCCGCGCTTCCTCTCGTTGACGGGGATGGTCACGCTCGTCAACCTGGGGCTCTGGTTCGAGGCGCAGTACCAGAAGAAGAGCCCGGGCGCGATCCTGCGCCTCTACGGCCGCATCCCCGCGGCGGCGCGGGTCCTGCGCGAGGGCCGAGAGGTCACCCTGCCGCTCGGCGAGACCTCCCGCGGCGACCGCTTCGTCGTGCGCCCGGGAGAGCCGATCCCCGTCGACGGCGTCATCCTCGAGGGGACGTCTCTCGTCGAGGAGGGCCTTCACACCGGCGTCACGGAGCCCGTCGAGAAGCGCCCGGGCGGCCGGGTGCGGGCGGGCTCCGTCAACAAGTCCGGGCGGCTCGTGCTGGCCGCGCGCGGTCCGGGCGCCTCGGCGCTGCGGCGCCTCACCGACGAGGTCAGCACCTCCGCCGCCGCGCGACAGACGAGCGCGCGCGCCGTCGACCCCGTGGCCCAGGTCTTCTTCGTCGTCGTGCTGGCGGCCGCGGGCGCCGCGGCGGCCGCCGGCGCGGCGCGCGGGCCGCACCCCCGCCTCTTCTTCGCCGCGGCGGCGTTCCTCTCCGTGCTCTCCTCCGCCTGCCCCTGGGCCGTCGGGCTCGCCTCACCGCTCGCGCTCTTCTTCGGCGCGCTGCGCGGCGCGCGCCTCGGCATCGGCATGCGCAACCCGCGCCTCCTCGAGTCCTTCCGCAAGCCCGACGCGGTGCTCTTCGACAAGACCGGCGTGCTCTCCGAGGGCCGTCCCTGCCGCGTCGAGACCCTGGCCTTCGCCGGCTGGAGCGAGGCCGAGGTCGTCTCCGTCCTCCTGAGGGCGGAGCTCCACGTCGAGCACCCCTTCCTCAGCGCCCTGCGCCGGGAGGCGCGCGTCGAGGGAGCGGCGCGCGACTCCTTCGAGTTCTTCCCGCGCCGCGGCGTCTGCGTCGACCTCGACGGCCGCCGGATCCTCGCCGGCAGCCTGGCCTGGATCCTGCAGCACGGCGTCGAGCCCACGGCCGAGGAGGCGATGCGGCTCAAGAGCCGCTCGGATTCCCTCATCGCGCTGGCGGCCGACGGCCGCCTCGTCGGCGCCGTCGCCTTCGCCGACGAGCTGCGTCCCGAGGCCCGCGCCGCCGTCGAGCGCCTGCACGCGCGCGGCATCGAGCCGATCCTCGTCTCCGGCGACGACAACGCGGCCGCCTTCCGCGCCGCCGAGCATGCGGGCGTCGCGAAGGTCTACGCGGAGGCGCAGGAGGACGAGAAGGCCGAGCTCGTCGAGCGCCTGCGCGCGAAGGGGCGGCGCGTCGCGGTGCTCGGCGAGGGCTTGAGCGACTGCCTCGCCCTCGTGCGAGCGGACCTCGCTCTCTGCGGGGCCGGCTGCCCGGCTCCGGCCGAAGCGGCCGCGGATTTCACGCTCGAGCGGCGCGACCTCGACGGCTTCCTCCAGGCGGTGCTGCTCGGCCAGGACGTGCGCCGCGCCATCCGCCGCAACGTCCTCATCATGTTCGCCGTCCACGCCCTGATGATCCCGGCCTCGGTCTGGGCGCTGCTGCGCGGAGTCCGCCTGGGGCCGTCGTCCTACGCGCTGACCGCCGCCGCCGCGACGGCCGCGGTCCTCGTGAACTCGGCGCGGCTGCTCAAGACGCAAAAGGAGAAGAGGGAACCCGCATGA
- the rlmD gene encoding 23S rRNA (uracil(1939)-C(5))-methyltransferase RlmD has protein sequence METALEELEVRVDRPAPEGQGIARSVPGAAPAAEGAGGSAAGPRSAPTARPEGSTTAGRVIFVPYAAPGDRLRVRLRKVEKGFAEAELLEVLSPGPERVEPVCAHHFRPGGPLPCGGCNWQQLSAKGQLEAKRDIVVDCLRRIGRIPEPPVEPALPSPKVLRYRNKVLIPFGAREGRVVAGFFSPGTNAIVDFTDCPVQPELSVRIALRVKALCAELGWRPYDVRAHEGWLRHLLVRTNEDGKALIALVTNDSTFPRKDEFLKRILVGFPEIVAILHNVQPHRTSVALGSAWRTLWGESELEERLGTLRLRAAPAAFMQVNTPASLVLYEAARALLCADGFRPELLFDLYSGVGSIALCLSGAAERIVGIEENRDAVENARRNARFNEVKNCEFVPGRVETALGRLHASFEKKPPLSCAALLDPPRAGCEESVLKSLNSPAMRRIVYISCNPATFARDAARLARGGWRLRRVQPVDLFPQTSHIETVGVFERDAPASPTI, from the coding sequence ATGGAAACGGCGCTCGAAGAGCTCGAAGTCCGCGTGGACCGCCCCGCCCCCGAAGGGCAGGGTATCGCACGCTCCGTCCCCGGCGCGGCGCCCGCGGCGGAAGGGGCGGGCGGGAGCGCCGCGGGGCCCCGCTCAGCCCCCACGGCACGGCCCGAGGGGAGCACGACCGCGGGCCGCGTCATCTTCGTCCCCTACGCCGCCCCGGGCGACCGCCTGCGCGTGCGCCTGCGCAAGGTCGAGAAGGGCTTCGCCGAGGCCGAGCTCCTCGAGGTGCTCTCCCCCGGCCCCGAGCGCGTCGAGCCGGTCTGCGCGCACCACTTCCGTCCCGGGGGGCCCCTCCCCTGTGGCGGCTGCAACTGGCAGCAGCTCTCCGCGAAGGGCCAGCTCGAGGCCAAGCGCGACATCGTCGTCGACTGCCTGCGCCGCATCGGCCGCATCCCCGAGCCGCCGGTCGAGCCCGCGCTCCCCTCCCCGAAGGTCCTGCGCTACCGCAACAAGGTGCTCATCCCCTTCGGCGCGCGCGAGGGCCGCGTCGTCGCCGGCTTCTTCTCCCCCGGGACCAACGCCATCGTGGACTTCACGGACTGCCCGGTGCAGCCCGAGCTCTCCGTGCGCATCGCGCTGAGGGTCAAGGCGCTCTGCGCCGAGCTCGGCTGGCGCCCCTACGACGTGCGCGCGCACGAGGGCTGGCTGCGCCACCTGCTCGTGCGCACCAACGAGGACGGCAAGGCCCTCATCGCGCTGGTCACCAACGACTCCACCTTCCCCCGCAAGGACGAGTTCCTCAAGCGCATCCTCGTCGGCTTCCCCGAGATCGTCGCGATCCTCCACAACGTGCAGCCCCACCGCACCTCCGTCGCGCTCGGCTCGGCCTGGCGCACCCTCTGGGGAGAATCGGAGCTCGAGGAGCGACTGGGGACCCTGCGCCTGCGCGCCGCCCCGGCGGCCTTCATGCAGGTGAACACCCCCGCGAGCCTCGTCCTCTACGAGGCGGCCCGCGCGCTCCTGTGCGCGGACGGCTTCCGCCCCGAGCTCCTCTTCGACCTCTACAGCGGGGTCGGCTCCATCGCGCTCTGTCTCTCGGGCGCGGCCGAGCGCATCGTCGGCATCGAGGAGAACCGCGACGCCGTCGAGAACGCGCGGCGCAACGCGCGCTTCAACGAGGTCAAGAACTGCGAGTTCGTCCCCGGCCGCGTCGAGACCGCGCTGGGCCGCCTGCACGCCTCCTTCGAGAAGAAGCCCCCGCTCTCCTGCGCCGCGCTGCTCGACCCGCCGCGCGCGGGCTGCGAGGAGTCCGTGCTCAAGTCCCTCAACTCCCCGGCGATGCGCCGCATCGTCTACATCTCCTGCAACCCCGCGACCTTCGCGCGCGACGCGGCCCGGCTGGCCCGCGGCGGCTGGCGCCTGCGCCGCGTGCAGCCGGTGGACCTCTTCCCGCAGACCTCTCACATCGAGACCGTCGGGGTCTTCGAGCGCGACGCCCCCGCCTCGCCGACTATCTAG
- a CDS encoding DUF456 domain-containing protein, with protein MKTTLRVLMAILLLGNSLPLPAFAAGESTASGSTDPRNPKHKVSAIPDKPAKPAKPAPKDEFNSPTGWGSWQSVTTEAGELFCYAPKCGAYHKPTTGEKFKGAVGLTRDPAHPDFSGVPLYKFVKRTNRKVEAGKAPETDVKASPTTYVLERKDGVLSARDTKTNKASPARFELSLSARDPSTVLHVTKTKAAAKPAAKPSAKPTTKPVAGKPAGKTQPPAKDQPPAKDQPPAKDPILGGQTMPPAKDQPPAKDQPPSKVETKLSPRDQEIKDYLGSNDATEFALVLFLADAKDNPETAKEMDADLLKLKGLKAAMEKKDLSAEDKAKATAEFEKAKKEFSVKWTQKAFAKAEAILKEKKGVPPGLAARGVDQVKLEDYYCTRKAPKAAAATTEEKPSLLQRLGITKSKMQKAAKEGDDDAARAGTDQAIDGTATPTDDICAPYLNRLRQGTSQLQRPGGTPGGLVVAEVPAITGDKRDTSAADKDAKNKALMTELKKDAVAGAFGAVGFGILGFIFGGPIGALIGGAIGFGLMGAVTHLNNNPIGK; from the coding sequence ATGAAAACCACTCTGCGCGTCCTGATGGCCATCCTCCTCCTGGGCAACAGCCTCCCGCTGCCGGCCTTCGCCGCGGGCGAGTCGACCGCCTCCGGCTCGACCGACCCCCGAAACCCGAAGCACAAGGTGAGCGCCATCCCAGACAAGCCGGCGAAACCGGCGAAGCCCGCCCCCAAGGACGAGTTCAACTCCCCGACCGGCTGGGGCAGCTGGCAGTCGGTCACCACCGAAGCCGGCGAGCTGTTCTGCTACGCCCCCAAGTGCGGCGCGTACCACAAGCCGACGACCGGAGAGAAGTTCAAAGGCGCCGTCGGGTTGACTCGCGACCCCGCGCATCCGGACTTCTCGGGCGTCCCCCTCTACAAGTTCGTCAAGCGGACCAACCGCAAGGTCGAGGCCGGCAAAGCCCCCGAGACCGACGTCAAGGCCAGCCCCACGACCTACGTCCTCGAGCGCAAGGACGGAGTCCTCTCCGCGCGCGACACGAAGACCAACAAGGCCTCGCCGGCGCGCTTCGAGCTCTCCCTCTCGGCCAGGGACCCCTCGACCGTGCTCCACGTGACGAAGACCAAGGCTGCGGCAAAGCCGGCGGCGAAGCCCTCGGCGAAGCCGACGACCAAGCCCGTCGCCGGCAAGCCCGCCGGCAAGACGCAGCCGCCGGCCAAGGATCAGCCCCCGGCGAAGGATCAGCCCCCGGCCAAGGACCCGATCCTTGGCGGACAGACCATGCCCCCGGCGAAGGATCAGCCCCCGGCCAAGGACCAGCCGCCGTCCAAGGTCGAGACCAAGCTCTCTCCCCGCGACCAGGAGATCAAGGACTATCTCGGGAGCAACGACGCGACCGAGTTCGCGCTCGTGCTCTTCCTCGCCGACGCCAAGGACAACCCCGAGACCGCCAAGGAGATGGACGCCGACCTCCTCAAGCTCAAGGGGCTCAAGGCGGCCATGGAGAAGAAGGACCTGAGCGCCGAGGACAAGGCCAAGGCGACGGCCGAGTTCGAGAAGGCGAAGAAGGAGTTCTCCGTCAAATGGACCCAGAAGGCCTTCGCGAAGGCCGAGGCCATCCTCAAGGAGAAGAAGGGCGTGCCGCCCGGTCTCGCCGCGCGCGGCGTCGACCAGGTCAAACTCGAGGACTACTACTGCACGCGCAAGGCCCCGAAAGCGGCCGCGGCGACGACGGAGGAGAAGCCGTCTCTCCTGCAGCGCCTCGGCATCACGAAGAGCAAGATGCAGAAGGCGGCCAAAGAGGGCGATGACGACGCCGCCCGCGCGGGGACCGACCAGGCCATCGACGGGACCGCGACGCCGACCGACGACATCTGCGCCCCCTACCTCAACCGCCTCCGCCAGGGCACGAGCCAGCTCCAGCGGCCGGGCGGGACCCCGGGAGGGCTCGTCGTCGCCGAGGTGCCGGCCATCACCGGCGACAAGCGCGACACCTCCGCCGCCGACAAGGACGCCAAGAACAAGGCGCTCATGACCGAGCTCAAGAAGGACGCCGTCGCCGGCGCCTTCGGCGCGGTCGGCTTCGGCATCCTCGGCTTCATCTTCGGCGGGCCCATCGGCGCCCTCATCGGCGGAGCGATCGGCTTCGGCCTCATGGGAGCGGTGACGCACCTCAACAACAACCCCATAGGCAAGTAG
- the lspA gene encoding signal peptidase II has product MRTLRPAALEALSVLAVFGADRATKVWALRALPSDSSLHVLPLLHFTYVENTGAAWGMLRGGNTLLIAVSLVLLAALLQMRRRWAVEQVGVRYGAALVVGGALGNLYDRLTLRFVVDFLEFTGFPFPVFNVADSAITVGACLLAWGLKDEKDESAPANPSPK; this is encoded by the coding sequence GTGCGCACGCTGCGTCCAGCAGCTCTCGAAGCGCTGAGCGTCCTCGCCGTCTTCGGCGCGGACCGCGCCACGAAGGTCTGGGCGCTGCGCGCCCTGCCTTCCGACTCCTCGCTGCACGTACTGCCGCTGCTGCACTTCACCTACGTCGAGAACACCGGCGCCGCCTGGGGGATGCTGCGGGGGGGGAACACTCTCCTCATCGCGGTCTCGCTCGTACTGCTCGCCGCGCTCCTGCAGATGCGCCGGCGCTGGGCCGTCGAGCAGGTCGGGGTCCGCTACGGCGCGGCGCTCGTCGTCGGCGGCGCGCTCGGCAACCTCTACGACCGGCTGACCCTGCGCTTCGTCGTGGACTTCCTGGAGTTCACCGGCTTCCCCTTCCCCGTCTTCAACGTCGCCGACTCCGCCATCACCGTCGGAGCATGTCTTTTGGCCTGGGGACTCAAGGATGAGAAGGACGAGTCCGCCCCCGCGAACCCCTCGCCGAAGTAG